GCTACCCTCCTTGTTAGGGAGATTCATCTGATACTTCATACCAATCTCATCACCATAATAGATAAATGGAACACCTGGCATGGTGAGGAAGAAGGTCATCGCCACCTTCAACTGGTCTGGCGTATTGCGGGTACCGATGTTAGGACGCTGGTAATCGTGGTTGGCAGATGGAACAGCGATGTAGCCGAGATTCTTGGTGGCATTGAAAGCCTTGGTATAGTTCTCGCTAAATTCCGTAAGCGAACCCTTGCCCTGCTTGTCGAAATAGCAGTTCTGATAGCTCTGCTCCCACTTGCCCCATGGAGTCTTGCGGTCGAAGAACAGAGAAGCATAGCCCTTAAGACCGAAATGGATGTAGAAATCGATGTTGAAGCCGGCAGGAATGGCTTGCTGCGGATTAGCCCACTCTGAAATCAGGACGGTCTCAGGATAGTACTTGTCCTTCCATGCACGCATCTCATTCCAGAGTTTGGAAACCTCCTTTTTGTCAGGGTCGTTCTTGATGAGCGATGACGCCATATCAACACGGAATCCATCCACACCCTTATCAAACCAGAAAGCCATGATGTTACGTATCTCCCTGCGAACAGCCTGTGGTCCAGGCGCATCTACGCTCTGCTCCCAAGGATGATTTGGGTCTGGATGAGCAAAGCCATAGTTCAAGGCTGGCTGGCACTCGAAGAAATTCTTCTCATAATACTTGGCACGAGGAGCATTCGCCTCCACATATCTGCCTCGGGTACTAGACTCCGGACTTGCCTCCTGATGACGGGCTTCTATTTCTTTCTTCTCGCTCTCAGGAATATCGTTCATCCAGATATAATAGTCGCTGTAACGCTGGTTAGGATCTTTCTCGGAAGACTCCTTAAACCAGGCACACTTGGTACTGGAATGTCCTGCCACCAGGTCGAGACAAACTTTCATGCCACGCTTATGGGCCTCATTGACCAATGTAACCAAATCGGTATTGGTACCGAATCGAGGATCCACCTTGTAGAAATCGATGACATCATAGCCACCATCAAACCATCCCGACTCAAAGATCGGATTGAGCCAGAGGGCGTTCACACCCAGCGACTTGATGTAATCCAACTTGGAAGTGATACCCGGCAGGTCGCCAATACCATTGCCATCAGTATCCATATAGGAAGATGGATAAATCTGATAGAAAAGTGCATCACTCAACCAAGCCGGTCCCTTCTTCTGTTCTGCCTGAGCAGAAAGTGTGGTTGCCGCCAAGGCAGC
This Segatella copri DSM 18205 DNA region includes the following protein-coding sequences:
- a CDS encoding alpha-amylase family glycosyl hydrolase, which translates into the protein MNKMLLVAALAATTLSAQAEQKKGPAWLSDALFYQIYPSSYMDTDGNGIGDLPGITSKLDYIKSLGVNALWLNPIFESGWFDGGYDVIDFYKVDPRFGTNTDLVTLVNEAHKRGMKVCLDLVAGHSSTKCAWFKESSEKDPNQRYSDYYIWMNDIPESEKKEIEARHQEASPESSTRGRYVEANAPRAKYYEKNFFECQPALNYGFAHPDPNHPWEQSVDAPGPQAVRREIRNIMAFWFDKGVDGFRVDMASSLIKNDPDKKEVSKLWNEMRAWKDKYYPETVLISEWANPQQAIPAGFNIDFYIHFGLKGYASLFFDRKTPWGKWEQSYQNCYFDKQGKGSLTEFSENYTKAFNATKNLGYIAVPSANHDYQRPNIGTRNTPDQLKVAMTFFLTMPGVPFIYYGDEIGMKYQMNLPNKEGSNERSGTRTPMQWTKGKNAGFSTSAPEKLYFPVDTENGKLTVEAQQGDQNSLLSYTRKLTALRHSAKALDNEGDWKLLNQKGQEYPMVYERTLGDEKYVVVVNPGAKAASLNITSVGGKAVSVLSTGKVVYKSGKKTDAIKASGISAAVFKVAK